In a single window of the Anaerocolumna cellulosilytica genome:
- a CDS encoding flavodoxin family protein, producing MKVLLINGSPKVHGCTYTALEEIAGELQKQGIDTEIFHVGNKPIRGCIGCGVCRSLSGKCTFDDDTVNVALLKAKEADGFIFGSPVHYAAASGQITSFLDRFFFAGSGYQYKPGAVILSCRRGGSTAAFDQLNKYLTISSMPVVSSQYWNMVHGNTPEEVKQDLEGMQTMRTLGKNMAWLLKSIQAGKEAGISLPEEEERLRTNFIR from the coding sequence ATGAAAGTTTTACTTATTAACGGAAGTCCCAAAGTTCACGGTTGTACATATACTGCTTTGGAAGAAATAGCCGGAGAACTGCAAAAACAGGGAATTGACACAGAAATATTCCATGTAGGAAACAAACCCATCAGAGGCTGTATCGGCTGTGGCGTCTGTCGCAGTCTATCAGGCAAATGTACTTTTGATGATGATACAGTAAACGTTGCTTTACTTAAAGCAAAGGAAGCAGATGGCTTTATCTTTGGCTCCCCGGTGCATTATGCTGCTGCCTCAGGACAGATAACTTCCTTCTTAGACCGCTTTTTCTTTGCTGGAAGCGGATATCAGTATAAACCCGGAGCGGTCATTTTAAGCTGTCGAAGAGGAGGCTCCACCGCTGCCTTTGACCAGCTAAATAAATACCTTACAATATCCTCCATGCCGGTAGTCTCTTCTCAGTATTGGAACATGGTACATGGCAATACCCCCGAAGAAGTTAAGCAGGATTTAGAAGGCATGCAAACCATGCGTACTTTAGGTAAAAATATGGCGTGGCTATTAAAATCCATTCAGGCTGGAAAAGAAGCCGGAATCAGCTTGCCGGAAGAAGAAGAAAGGCTGCGTACTAATTTTATACGTTAG
- a CDS encoding ABC transporter permease has translation MNFSIKRVKALTKKEMKSFLKNSNVLVMCLLPILFSVIYNNIFSGLYGNDISSKMMIFNMCFNMNLIMVCSFVIAMLIAEEKEKNTLRTILLSGVSAPEFLAGKVLVTFIISQITNVLIFFIMEFDVRFLVGFLVISFLVVICMIEIGAVIGILSPNQMATGVIGMPVLMLLLLIPAFADLNEGMKNIAKFTPNYNMNLLFKQLFETGSLSDGGIMPFLVIFIWIVLSGAVFFITYNKVGLDK, from the coding sequence ATGAATTTTTCAATCAAAAGAGTAAAGGCATTAACAAAAAAAGAAATGAAGAGTTTTCTGAAAAACTCCAATGTACTAGTAATGTGCTTGCTTCCGATTTTATTTAGTGTAATATATAATAATATATTTTCTGGTTTGTATGGTAATGACATTTCATCTAAAATGATGATTTTTAACATGTGTTTTAATATGAATCTGATTATGGTATGCAGTTTTGTTATAGCTATGCTAATCGCAGAAGAAAAAGAAAAGAATACATTACGTACCATATTATTGTCAGGAGTATCTGCACCTGAATTTTTAGCAGGGAAAGTATTGGTAACATTTATCATATCTCAAATAACCAACGTACTCATATTTTTTATTATGGAATTTGATGTGCGATTCCTAGTCGGGTTTTTGGTAATATCCTTCCTGGTGGTTATCTGTATGATTGAAATTGGAGCAGTTATCGGCATACTATCACCCAATCAGATGGCAACAGGAGTTATAGGCATGCCTGTTCTGATGCTGCTGTTACTCATTCCTGCCTTTGCAGACCTGAATGAAGGAATGAAAAATATAGCTAAATTTACACCCAACTATAATATGAATCTGCTATTTAAGCAGCTATTTGAAACCGGAAGTCTATCAGATGGTGGGATAATGCCGTTTTTGGTAATCTTTATATGGATTGTATTATCCGGTGCCGTATTTTTTATTACTTATAATAAAGTTGGTTTAGATAAATAG
- a CDS encoding ABC transporter ATP-binding protein, producing MNHIVDMEKVRKNFDEKEALRDVNVKIEEGEIFGFLGPSGAGKTTTIKLLTGQLLPSSGKVNVLGKEVYANKKFIFDNIGILSDNSGIYDRLSVWDNMVLFAELYDISKERIAEVLEKVGLHEAKKTEGRKLSKGMKQRLMLARAVLHKPKLLFLDEPTAALDPGTTLEIHKLLKSLNAEGTTIFLTTHNMVEADKLCHRVAFLNNGEIVECGKPSDLKLKYITDDITVILNDNTEKLHLKNCPKTGEKIMQWMKEKKLRSVHSEEPTLEKIFLMLTGREL from the coding sequence ATGAACCACATAGTTGATATGGAAAAGGTAAGAAAGAATTTCGATGAAAAGGAAGCACTAAGAGATGTAAACGTAAAAATAGAAGAAGGTGAGATATTTGGTTTCTTAGGACCTAGCGGTGCAGGTAAAACGACTACTATTAAATTACTCACAGGTCAGCTCTTACCTTCCTCCGGTAAAGTAAATGTATTAGGAAAAGAAGTATATGCTAATAAAAAGTTCATATTTGATAATATAGGTATACTTAGTGATAACAGTGGTATCTATGATCGGTTATCTGTATGGGATAATATGGTGTTATTTGCAGAGCTCTATGATATATCCAAAGAGAGAATAGCAGAAGTGTTAGAGAAAGTTGGGTTACATGAGGCTAAGAAAACAGAAGGAAGGAAACTGTCAAAAGGTATGAAGCAGCGACTTATGCTTGCAAGAGCAGTGCTTCATAAACCAAAGCTTTTATTCTTAGATGAACCAACGGCAGCCTTAGATCCTGGTACTACTCTTGAAATCCATAAACTTTTAAAATCTTTAAATGCAGAGGGAACTACAATATTTTTAACTACACATAATATGGTCGAAGCAGATAAGCTTTGTCATAGGGTTGCTTTCTTAAACAACGGTGAAATCGTTGAATGCGGTAAACCGTCTGATTTAAAATTAAAATATATTACAGATGATATCACAGTGATTCTTAACGACAACACAGAGAAACTACATTTAAAAAATTGTCCAAAAACCGGTGAAAAAATAATGCAGTGGATGAAAGAAAAGAAATTGCGTTCCGTTCATTCAGAGGAACCTACTTTAGAAAAAATATTTCTTATGTTAACCGGGAGGGAATTATAA
- a CDS encoding LytTR family transcriptional regulator DNA-binding domain-containing protein, protein MLAIKNLFKDMKNQSINGLDICVEKGSSLSIECSNEIGKLIFELILGKELPTRGEILIEGIPPQKFMKEKNGSIGVILKEDPLYENMSIEGYLRFFHELFSKGVDYKATMLKFGLLDIGNTKIHKLNYSEKRRVSLAREMLKKPTLLLLQEPILNMDRGGAKLVMEGIQELSNGGTALLITSVYLKDAILVGDKAYRLDEDGCREIDNKEEKAKEEKSLTVDNKSTYTLEKISAKIEDKILLFDPKEIDYIESEEGSSYLFIRGERFPCNLSLTELEERLVCFGFFRSHRSYLVNLQRVREVVTWTRNSYSLNLEDKVKSSIPLSKGRLEELKTILKL, encoded by the coding sequence ATGTTAGCGATTAAGAATCTGTTTAAGGATATGAAAAATCAGAGTATTAATGGACTGGATATATGTGTAGAAAAAGGCAGCTCTCTTAGTATAGAGTGCAGCAATGAAATAGGGAAACTGATTTTTGAGTTGATTCTTGGTAAGGAATTACCCACACGGGGTGAAATTTTAATTGAGGGTATTCCTCCCCAGAAATTTATGAAAGAGAAGAACGGTTCCATAGGAGTAATATTAAAAGAAGACCCGCTTTATGAAAACATGTCCATTGAAGGATATTTAAGATTCTTTCACGAACTATTCTCTAAGGGTGTAGACTATAAAGCTACTATGTTAAAGTTCGGACTATTAGATATTGGTAATACGAAAATACATAAGCTTAATTATTCTGAGAAAAGGAGGGTAAGCTTAGCCAGGGAAATGCTAAAAAAACCGACTTTATTACTGCTTCAGGAGCCAATTCTTAACATGGATAGAGGAGGAGCGAAGCTGGTTATGGAAGGCATACAGGAGTTAAGTAATGGAGGAACGGCTCTTTTAATAACCTCTGTGTACTTAAAAGATGCTATATTAGTAGGCGACAAAGCATATCGGCTGGATGAAGACGGTTGCAGAGAGATAGATAATAAGGAAGAGAAAGCGAAAGAGGAGAAGTCATTAACCGTTGATAATAAGAGTACCTATACTCTTGAAAAGATATCAGCAAAAATTGAAGATAAAATTCTTCTGTTTGATCCAAAAGAAATCGATTATATCGAGAGTGAAGAGGGCAGCAGTTACTTATTTATCCGTGGTGAAAGGTTTCCCTGTAATTTGTCCTTAACAGAACTGGAAGAGAGGTTAGTCTGTTTTGGTTTCTTTAGAAGCCATCGTTCTTACCTTGTCAATCTTCAACGGGTGAGGGAAGTAGTAACCTGGACAAGGAATAGCTACAGTCTTAATCTGGAAGATAAAGTGAAAAGCTCCATTCCTTTATCGAAAGGGAGATTAGAGGAATTAAAAACTATTCTAAAGTTGTAA